From Epinephelus fuscoguttatus linkage group LG17, E.fuscoguttatus.final_Chr_v1:
GATCCATCTAGGTAAGGCTACACCATACCGGGAGTGTGACACTGAAATACGCTGCAGCTCAACAATTGGCTTTCTGGATTTGAACCAGAGCTGAAGGCAAAGAAACACTTCaaccaaaaagggaaaaaaaagacctgGCTGAGATCCATTTCATCCACAAGGCCTGGAGACTGCGGAGCCTGATCGATCCTGCTACTGCGGGCTGCCACAGGTGGCTGCACAGCTATCGGCTGCTCAATAATGCATTGACTCAAACTGAGGAatgaaaagaaggagaaagTGCCTCTGATCCTCTGAAAAGGTGGATGACTGTCGAGGGAAAGCAAGTGATTACTTCTGGGCAACGGCGAATTGAGGGCAcgtggaagtgaaaagtgagcAGATGttgaagaggaaaagaaaaagagaagaaaatggaTGCTGATAAAGTGGCATTGGGGCAAAGACCGTAGGAAGCCTGACAGGAAGGGAACAAGTGAACAGAAGGACTTTTAAGGCAAcgaacaaggaaaacaaactcTTACAGACAAAGGTGAACCAGTAATCCATCAGACATTGGTCTAAAACAGTGCTGTCATCATGGTGAACACTGGCATGCAGCTGATCAGCTTCACCTGTGCAGTGACTGGCTGGATCATGGCGATCGCCGTCACGGCCTTGCCTCAGTGGAAGGTCTCAGCCTTCATCGGCAGCAACATTCTGACCTCAGAGATCAAGTGGGAAGGCATCTGGATGAACTGTATCTACCAGACCACTGGCCACATGCAGTGTAAGACATACGACTCCATGCTGGCCTTGCCTCCAGACATCCAGGCGGCCCGCGCCCTCATGTGTCTGGCCATCTTCATGGGCTGGCTGTCCTGCACCGTGTCCTGCTGCGGCATGAAGTGCACCACCTGTGCCGGCGACGACCGCCGGGCCAAGGCAGGCATCGCACTCTCAGGCGGGGTTCTCTTCATTCTGACAGGTCTGTGCGTGCTGATTCCAGTTTCCTGGACTGCCAACACCGTGGTCCAGGATTTCTACAACCCCAATGTGCCGCTGATGCACAAAAGAGAGCTGGGGCAGGCTATTTATCTGGGCTGGGCGTCTGCGGTTATTCTCATGATCAGCGGAGCTGTGTTAAGCAGCACCTGCCCCCTCATGGAGAGGGGTGGCAGGTACCGCAGGGGCTACATAGGCCGAAGCTTTGCTAATTCACCCGCTTCAGCGCCAGATCCCCCAAAACCTATCACGTCTAACAGTGTACCATTAAAGGAGTATGtgtaggaagaggaggaaggaacaGCAGCAGGTGGAGACGAAGGAGGTTAAACTCTGGTTCTTTCCTACATTTACCTTCTCAAGGTTTAAGTCTGTGAATTTTAAGCtataaatttaaatatatatttattaatatattcaccttatatattttttgtatatctCTTTGTAATGTTTAACTTGTCTTTGGTACTTTGACTTTTGTTTGAAGTTTTACTGCACTGTGATTCATGGTCGTGCCTGAAAAAAGCCCATTGCCTATATTGTCAAATCAAAAAGGATGACTGTTATGATGGCTTTAATGATGGCTCATGTTGTGAAGATTGCGGTGATTTCTTAAGCAGTTATTCTCTGACAGTGTCATTACCTCTCCATTTGTCACATAAAGCCTCTGACTGAGTGTGCCTACACTGGaagtgtgaaataaaacaagcttCTTACAGCGTGCTTCCCTATGTCACTATGTTTTGCAGTGGTCTTTATCCTTGTGTGAGTGCAGATTTGTTTCTGAAAAATACAATTTGTTCGAGCCATTTTGACATCACAGACAACAATACTGTCAGTCAAGTATAATATGACACTACAGGGtccttttgtggaaaaaaagtcaatattgTAATTTCCTCTTCATCTTTAATAACCATACAAAGTCTGGTCCGTGCACACTCTTCTCATCCGAGACAGGGCTCAAAACACCACGTGCATATGGACATTAGTGCATGTCAAATGTGAGCTGTGTACGTAATTCTCAGCTCTACATGCACTGGTACACATACCATGATTCAGAAAATACGTTGCACAGGGCACTTACTGTAAGACTCTTGCAACTGACACTTTTCACAAGCTGTCATGCCACACGTTCATTTTCTCAtgcaatgaaaaacaaatttacaaCTGACAATACTGTGACGCAAAAAAAGGACActgacagcacacacagacaagaaagagctgcagtgcaacagcagcaccatataaaacactgcagtcaaCCAGCTActgttgtatttctttcaatTTTAAAACTCtcataaattaaatgaataaatcttCCTTCAGAGGTTTGCTGAAATTTTCAGTGCAGTCCTATTCAGGATGACCCTGACTATGAccatgtataaattgtatttattttatagttagTTATTTTACGGTACAGTTTTGAGAAAATTAAAAGGTTAAGTCAGCTCAAATTACATTATAAAACATTGTCACACTTGAActgtcacaaaaaaagaaaatgttgcagCAGTCCACAATGGATTTCTTTCTATGGATCCAGCAGGTGCCATGGCAGACGTGTTGGGAAAGAAGGTTAATACACCCAGTGGTGCACTAAGAAAAAATTGGGtgccggtaaaaaaaaaaaaaattggtgcatgtaattttaaaagttacacacatcagtgcactgaaaaaaaaactttttagcCTGCAAGAACATGTCCAGGTACATTTATATGATCCAGTCCATTACGGTCTATCTGAGGTATACATGTATGTTGTCTCAGTACTTGTTTCACAATCCCAATCTTGTCTTCCAGCCTGTTTGGGAAACCGTCTGATTCAGAGGGTGGTCAGAGTCCCTCCATGTTGCTTCTGCTCTCGTCATTGGCACTCAATAAAGAAGGACACTTTGCAAAGTATATCTGAAAGCAGACAGAGACATAATTAGTTGACCTGCAAATCTTCATCACCCCCACTACTATCACTGACcgtaaataaaacaacagctaTTAGAGATTTGGCTGAGTGCTGGTCTCGAGTCAGCTTGTACTAAAGCATAAATTATGTATACTGACATTAGACCAAATCACATGGCTTTCCCAGGGTAGGTAAAAAAGTTTTCCtgttctttttaaaacattttttacatttactgaTCCCAGAGTCCTCTTATCGGTCATTAAAAGttatattaacaaaaaaaaaatctgaaaactcAATAAAGTGTAACCAGAAAAGGGTCTTACCTAAAAGTCATGACTTCATATTTACATGTCAAAAACTGCTATTTTGGGCATTTCTAAAAAAAGATTTATGATTCTAAACAAAAGGATGTTGCTGTCAAACTTCATGTTGCGGCTTAAAAATATCTATACATAGCTTTACATGAGAGTCATCTATACATGATTAATTAGTTATTATATGCACAGAGCAGACTACACCGGCATCATCAACATTAAGACACTTTACCTGTGATGTGGTCTTCTGTACTGGGAGACTCCAAGGATTTCCATCTTTTGGGAGCAGATTCCAAAAGAGAGAGATCATCTGGTCTCAGAGTCTGCAGCAGAGTCTTCCTCCTCAGAAATCTAAACAAGTgagttaaagggaaaaaaagcccCAGAACATAATATAACCCAATGCACACATGAACAGAAAAGATACTGTTGTCGATAGTGACGCTCAGCATCCTGCAGCCACTCCAGCATGTCGGAGACTGAGGGGGTGGTGGCCGAGCGCTCGGTGACAGTGAGCAGATCCAGACTGTCTGCGTTCTGCTCGTACAGCTGGAAGACCGCAGAGACCTGGTTACTGATAGAATCTCTGACAGACTGGAGAGAACACCTGAAAGATAGATAGTATAGGCGCCACTGTCAAAATCCAAAATCTAGTTGTAAATTCACTCCAAATAAATGTatctaataaaaataatttaaaaaactggCACATAGGGGTGCTGTTTTTTATGGGGCTCTGGGCAGAATATAAAGAGGGTGCCATGAAGACCCTTGTCCATCACGTGCACTGAACTTGCACATGGCATGGTAATGAAAGGCAACAAGATTGGTCACAGGTCAAAAAGAGTGTAAAGAATAAGCAGCAGTGCAGATATCTAAAAGTGGCTGATGGTAT
This genomic window contains:
- the c19h1orf109 gene encoding uncharacterized protein C1orf109 homolog, yielding MSKPAPVLSLHQALRKSFQSLENNQKVWTTVLAECSPLMVSLGNLAEQLRALSNVQISITPLRDFPDLEKRLRFKLSQAMDTVLGKLNEKMCSLQSVRDSISNQVSAVFQLYEQNADSLDLLTVTERSATTPSVSDMLEWLQDAERHYRQQFLRRKTLLQTLRPDDLSLLESAPKRWKSLESPSTEDHITDILCKVSFFIECQ
- the cldn35 gene encoding claudin-4 → MVNTGMQLISFTCAVTGWIMAIAVTALPQWKVSAFIGSNILTSEIKWEGIWMNCIYQTTGHMQCKTYDSMLALPPDIQAARALMCLAIFMGWLSCTVSCCGMKCTTCAGDDRRAKAGIALSGGVLFILTGLCVLIPVSWTANTVVQDFYNPNVPLMHKRELGQAIYLGWASAVILMISGAVLSSTCPLMERGGRYRRGYIGRSFANSPASAPDPPKPITSNSVPLKEYV